In the Flavobacterium pallidum genome, one interval contains:
- a CDS encoding DUF4920 domain-containing protein produces the protein MKNIAILASALLFFSACKEEKKAPAADPVTETPADTLKKDTIATAVLPVEETVTEAAPAEEKIVVKPEEGKEIKVQYATFGSKISAEKALTQAQMMKKYASLKKGDTINVKFRSKITDVCKKKGCWMSMELPNSKESFVRFKDYGFFVPLNADNSEAIVSGKAFLDVVSVDELKHYAKDGGKSQEEIDKITQPKITYAFTADGVLIEQ, from the coding sequence ATGAAAAACATAGCCATTTTAGCAAGCGCACTCCTGTTTTTTTCAGCTTGTAAAGAGGAAAAAAAAGCACCTGCCGCAGATCCTGTAACGGAAACGCCAGCTGATACTTTGAAGAAGGATACCATTGCTACAGCAGTTTTGCCTGTTGAAGAGACTGTTACAGAAGCCGCTCCGGCTGAAGAAAAAATTGTCGTAAAACCTGAAGAGGGAAAAGAGATTAAAGTGCAGTATGCCACTTTCGGAAGCAAGATTTCGGCTGAAAAAGCGCTGACTCAGGCACAAATGATGAAGAAATATGCCAGTTTGAAAAAAGGGGATACCATCAATGTAAAATTCCGTTCGAAGATTACCGATGTTTGTAAAAAGAAAGGCTGCTGGATGTCGATGGAATTACCGAATTCAAAAGAATCTTTCGTAAGATTTAAGGATTACGGTTTTTTCGTGCCCTTGAATGCTGATAATTCTGAAGCGATCGTAAGTGGAAAAGCATTCCTTGATGTGGTTTCTGTTGATGAACTGAAGCATTATGCAAAAGACGGCGGCAAATCCCAGGAAGAAATCGACAAAATCACTCAGCCTAAAATCACTTATGCTTTTACAGCGGACGGTGTGTTAATTGAGCAATAA
- the mnmD gene encoding tRNA (5-methylaminomethyl-2-thiouridine)(34)-methyltransferase MnmD translates to MKREIIRTSDGSTTIHLPEWEESYHSKHGAIQEAYHVFIKNGLSLFEGKSVSVLEIGFGTGLNAFITFLESEKHKQQIDYTGVEAYPISADEVLSMNYVSELQADDFSNIFEKMHESAWEEKTMISDLFSLTKRKQFFHEIEDVNVFDLIYFDAFGFRVQPELWSLEIFQKMHKALKLGGTLVTYAARGIIKKNMQEAGFHVEKLAGPPGKREMFRATAI, encoded by the coding sequence GTGAAACGCGAAATCATCAGGACTTCCGATGGCTCTACGACCATACATTTACCGGAATGGGAGGAATCATATCACTCCAAACACGGTGCCATACAGGAAGCTTACCATGTATTCATAAAAAACGGACTTTCCTTATTTGAAGGGAAGTCCGTTTCTGTTTTGGAAATCGGTTTTGGTACGGGTCTTAATGCGTTTATCACGTTCCTGGAATCTGAAAAACATAAACAGCAGATTGATTACACCGGCGTGGAAGCTTATCCTATTTCTGCTGATGAAGTGTTGTCGATGAATTATGTTTCCGAACTTCAGGCGGATGATTTTTCGAATATCTTTGAAAAGATGCACGAATCGGCCTGGGAAGAAAAAACGATGATATCAGATTTATTTTCCTTGACCAAGAGAAAGCAATTCTTCCATGAAATTGAAGATGTGAATGTTTTCGATTTAATTTATTTCGATGCATTCGGATTTCGTGTACAACCGGAATTGTGGAGCCTGGAGATTTTTCAAAAAATGCATAAGGCCTTAAAACTTGGCGGAACGCTGGTTACATATGCAGCGCGTGGTATCATCAAAAAAAATATGCAGGAAGCGGGTTTCCATGTCGAAAAATTGGCTGGCCCTCCCGGGAAAAGGGAAATGTTCAGGGCCACAGCGATATAA
- a CDS encoding NYN domain-containing protein, protein MPLTNNKELRLAVLIDADNVPYSNVKGMMEEIAKYGTPTTKRIYADWTRPNAAGWKNVLLDHAITPVQQYSYTQGKNSSDSALIIDAMDLLYTDKVDGFCIVSSDSDFTRLAIRLRESGMTVIGIGEKKTPPSLIAACDKFIYLEVLEGAVQKKASKRIAATAVKKNVVKPVEKVSEKAPEKPIVKISGKQAPKALEKIEEIPVSTPAPVVHSDATIDEETIQLIESSIDDICDDDGWAFLGDVGNLIVRKKPEFDPRNFGFNKLTPMLKSLSDILEIDERESDKRGIKHVFVRLRLG, encoded by the coding sequence ATGCCTCTTACCAATAATAAAGAACTGCGCCTCGCAGTACTCATCGATGCCGACAACGTACCCTACAGCAATGTCAAGGGCATGATGGAAGAAATAGCCAAATACGGCACCCCAACCACAAAACGCATCTACGCCGACTGGACCCGCCCAAACGCCGCAGGCTGGAAGAATGTACTATTAGACCATGCTATTACGCCTGTGCAACAATATAGCTACACACAGGGAAAAAACTCGTCGGATTCCGCTTTGATTATTGATGCCATGGATTTACTTTATACAGACAAAGTAGATGGTTTTTGTATCGTGTCTAGCGACTCCGATTTCACCCGACTGGCCATCCGACTGCGCGAATCCGGGATGACCGTAATCGGAATCGGGGAAAAGAAAACCCCGCCTTCTCTGATTGCCGCCTGCGATAAATTTATCTATCTTGAAGTACTCGAAGGGGCAGTGCAGAAAAAAGCATCCAAAAGGATTGCCGCGACTGCCGTGAAAAAAAATGTGGTTAAACCGGTAGAAAAAGTTTCAGAAAAAGCTCCCGAGAAACCTATCGTTAAGATTTCAGGGAAACAAGCACCAAAAGCTCTTGAAAAGATTGAGGAAATTCCTGTCTCCACGCCAGCGCCTGTTGTACATTCCGATGCCACGATCGATGAAGAGACCATCCAGCTTATAGAATCCAGTATTGACGACATCTGCGATGATGACGGCTGGGCATTCCTTGGCGATGTCGGAAACCTGATTGTCCGTAAAAAACCGGAATTCGATCCGAGGAATTTCGGATTCAACAAACTCACTCCCATGCTTAAATCACTGTCGGATATCCTCGAAATTGACGAAAGGGAATCCGATAAAAGAGGGATTAAGCACGTATTTGTACGGTTGAGGCTGGGGTAA
- a CDS encoding pyrophosphohydrolase domain-containing protein: protein MQKRINSVKEFHTAFEIGYSEIPRADLGEAKNMLRFNLMKEENEEYLEAARNNDLREVADALGDMLYILCGTIIEHGLQDKIEQVFDEIQRSNMSKLGADGKPVYREDGKVMKGPNYFKPDFSGILG from the coding sequence ATGCAGAAAAGAATCAATTCGGTAAAGGAATTCCATACCGCTTTCGAAATCGGTTACAGCGAAATCCCTCGCGCCGATTTAGGCGAAGCCAAGAACATGCTCAGGTTCAATTTAATGAAAGAAGAAAACGAAGAATACCTCGAAGCTGCCCGCAATAATGACCTTAGAGAAGTAGCCGATGCTTTAGGCGATATGCTTTACATCCTTTGCGGCACCATTATCGAACATGGCCTGCAGGATAAAATTGAGCAGGTTTTTGATGAAATCCAGCGCAGCAATATGAGCAAACTCGGTGCCGACGGAAAACCCGTTTACCGCGAAGACGGGAAGGTGATGAAAGGGCCGAATTACTTTAAGCCGGATTTTTCGGGAATTTTGGGATAA
- a CDS encoding dipeptidyl-peptidase 3 family protein: MKIRTFVVSCVAASMAVSCQKDKTKSAEAKKTDGKFEYVAEQFADIKVLRYQIPGWEDLTLKEQELVYYLTQAGLAGRDIYWDQNYKDNLKIRKALENIYQNYKGDKNADNWKNFEIYLKRVWFSNGIHHHYSMDKIKPDFDKAYLEQLMTDTKTTLAPEIVDVLFNDKDAKKVNLDETKGLIAGSAVNLYDKGITEAEVAEFYKKMVPADKDRPLSYGLNSKLIRNAAGKLEEKVYKSGGMYGAAIDKIIYWLEKAKGVAENKKQADALGLLIDFYRTGDLKKWDDYNIAWLQATEGNIDYISGFVEVYNDPLGYRGSYEGVVQIKDFDMSAKMEKISKNAQWFEDNSPLMPAHKKKNVVGVSYKTVIVAGESGDSSPSTPIGVNLPNADWIRADFGSKSVSLGNIVDSYNNAGGTDKLKEFANDQAEIDNEIKYGELADKLHTALHEVVGHASGQINKGVGTPKETLKAYASTLEEGRADLVGLYYLYNPKLQELGLVDNWKQVGIAAYDNYIRNGLMTQLIRLEPGADIEEAHMRNRQWVSAWVFEKGKKDNVIEKLTRNGKTYYNITNYEKLHELFGELLKETQRIKSEGDFKAGKALVENYGVKVDQKLHAEVLKRNERFKSAPYSGFINPVLVPKMEDGKIISIEVTQPKSFAEQMLYYSKNFGFLPEEN; the protein is encoded by the coding sequence ATGAAAATAAGGACATTTGTAGTCTCTTGTGTTGCCGCTTCCATGGCTGTTTCGTGCCAGAAAGATAAGACCAAATCTGCGGAGGCGAAAAAAACCGACGGTAAATTCGAATATGTAGCAGAACAGTTTGCAGATATTAAAGTGCTGCGTTACCAGATTCCGGGTTGGGAAGACCTGACGCTGAAGGAACAGGAATTGGTGTATTATCTAACGCAGGCCGGACTTGCTGGACGGGATATTTACTGGGACCAGAATTATAAGGACAACCTGAAAATCCGTAAGGCACTCGAGAATATTTACCAGAATTACAAAGGCGATAAAAATGCCGACAACTGGAAGAACTTCGAGATTTACCTGAAAAGGGTATGGTTTTCAAACGGAATCCACCACCATTATTCGATGGATAAAATCAAGCCGGATTTTGATAAAGCGTATCTGGAGCAATTGATGACAGACACGAAAACGACTTTGGCGCCGGAAATCGTAGACGTGCTTTTCAACGATAAAGATGCCAAGAAAGTAAACCTCGATGAGACCAAAGGACTCATCGCAGGATCGGCAGTGAACCTTTATGACAAAGGCATCACTGAAGCTGAAGTGGCCGAATTTTACAAAAAAATGGTCCCAGCCGATAAAGACCGTCCGTTGTCTTACGGATTGAATTCTAAATTGATCCGCAATGCTGCAGGCAAACTGGAAGAAAAAGTATATAAAAGCGGCGGGATGTATGGTGCCGCAATCGATAAAATCATTTACTGGCTGGAAAAGGCGAAAGGTGTTGCAGAAAACAAAAAGCAAGCTGATGCACTTGGTTTGCTGATTGATTTTTACAGGACCGGTGATTTAAAGAAATGGGATGATTACAACATTGCCTGGCTACAGGCTACAGAAGGCAATATCGATTACATCAGCGGCTTTGTTGAAGTTTACAACGACCCGCTGGGCTACCGCGGTTCTTATGAAGGCGTGGTGCAGATCAAGGATTTCGACATGTCGGCGAAGATGGAAAAAATTTCCAAAAACGCGCAATGGTTTGAAGACAATTCGCCGTTAATGCCTGCACATAAAAAGAAAAATGTAGTCGGGGTTTCCTATAAAACCGTGATTGTTGCAGGAGAATCGGGCGATTCCTCGCCAAGTACGCCCATCGGTGTGAACCTTCCCAATGCAGATTGGATCCGTGCTGATTTTGGATCTAAGTCGGTGTCACTTGGAAATATAGTCGATTCTTATAATAATGCAGGCGGTACGGACAAACTAAAGGAATTTGCGAACGACCAGGCCGAAATCGACAATGAGATCAAATACGGTGAACTGGCCGACAAACTCCACACGGCGCTGCATGAAGTCGTCGGTCATGCTTCGGGCCAGATCAATAAAGGTGTTGGCACGCCGAAAGAAACACTGAAAGCTTATGCTTCCACTCTGGAAGAAGGCCGTGCCGATCTTGTAGGATTATATTATTTATACAATCCGAAATTGCAGGAACTGGGCTTGGTTGACAATTGGAAGCAAGTCGGAATTGCGGCTTATGACAATTACATCCGCAACGGACTGATGACCCAATTGATCCGCCTTGAGCCGGGTGCAGATATTGAAGAAGCCCACATGAGGAACCGTCAATGGGTAAGCGCCTGGGTTTTTGAAAAAGGGAAAAAGGACAATGTGATTGAGAAACTGACGCGCAACGGTAAGACGTATTATAACATTACAAATTATGAAAAACTGCATGAATTGTTTGGCGAGTTATTAAAAGAAACACAGCGTATCAAATCAGAAGGCGATTTCAAAGCCGGAAAAGCTCTGGTGGAAAATTATGGTGTGAAAGTAGACCAAAAATTGCATGCTGAAGTTTTGAAAAGAAACGAAAGATTCAAATCTGCACCTTACAGCGGTTTCATCAATCCGGTTTTGGTACCGAAAATGGAGGACGGAAAAATCATCTCGATTGAAGTGACGCAGCCGAAATCATTTGCGGAACAGATGTTGTATTACAGTAAAAACTTTGGGTTCCTGCCAGAGGAGAACTAG
- a CDS encoding branched-chain amino acid aminotransferase yields the protein MSLNNTHEIDIVKTSSSKINSVDFETLSFGSTFTDHMLVCDFREGKWGKPVIKPYEPFLLDPSAKVFHYGQAIFEGMKAYKDDNDEVWLFRPDQNLDRFNKSAVRMAMPEVDDWIFLEGLKQLVDIERDWVKKGLGNTLYIRPFMIAIGSGVIAAPSTQYRFMIIMSPAKSYYSGEVKVIIAEHFSRAANGGIGAAKAAGNYSAQFYPTKLANEKGFQQIIWTDDATHTKLEEAGTMNVFFRINDTLFTAPVSERILDGVTRKSLIALAQHEGIKVEERSVYVDEIINAAKDGSLKEIFGAGTAAVVNPIVGFSYQDTYYELPKLENSIALQLKDKLTKVQYNMAEDSFGWTVKV from the coding sequence ATGAGTTTAAATAACACTCACGAAATCGATATAGTCAAGACTTCTTCGTCTAAAATCAACAGTGTGGATTTTGAAACCCTTAGTTTCGGAAGCACCTTTACAGATCACATGCTGGTTTGTGATTTCAGGGAAGGGAAATGGGGCAAGCCTGTCATTAAGCCTTATGAACCGTTTTTGCTTGATCCATCGGCAAAAGTATTTCATTATGGACAGGCCATTTTTGAAGGAATGAAAGCCTATAAAGACGATAATGACGAAGTGTGGTTGTTCCGTCCGGACCAGAACCTCGATCGTTTCAACAAATCAGCCGTGAGGATGGCCATGCCTGAAGTCGATGACTGGATTTTCCTTGAAGGTTTGAAACAACTTGTAGATATCGAACGCGACTGGGTAAAGAAAGGACTTGGAAATACGCTTTATATCAGGCCGTTTATGATTGCGATTGGCAGCGGTGTAATTGCTGCGCCGTCAACGCAATATCGTTTTATGATCATCATGTCTCCGGCAAAATCATATTATTCAGGTGAAGTAAAAGTAATTATTGCTGAGCATTTCAGCCGTGCTGCCAATGGCGGTATCGGTGCAGCGAAAGCCGCCGGAAATTATTCAGCACAATTTTACCCGACAAAACTGGCCAACGAAAAAGGCTTCCAGCAAATCATCTGGACGGATGATGCGACACACACTAAACTTGAGGAAGCTGGCACGATGAACGTATTTTTCCGAATCAACGATACATTATTTACTGCTCCGGTAAGTGAAAGGATCCTGGACGGTGTCACCCGTAAAAGCTTAATCGCTTTGGCACAGCATGAAGGCATCAAGGTAGAGGAACGCTCGGTTTATGTGGATGAAATTATCAATGCCGCAAAAGACGGCTCCTTAAAAGAAATTTTTGGTGCCGGTACCGCCGCAGTGGTAAACCCGATTGTAGGGTTTTCATACCAGGACACTTACTATGAGCTTCCAAAACTGGAAAACTCGATTGCACTGCAATTGAAGGACAAGCTGACTAAGGTTCAGTATAATATGGCTGAGGATAGTTTTGGGTGGACGGTGAAAGTGTGA